GTAGCCGCGAACGTTTACAAGCGTTTGAAGGTGTTGTCATTGCGCGTCGTAACCGTGGTATGAATTCTGCATTCACCGTACGTAAAATCTCTCACGGTGTGGGTGTGGAACGAGTATTTCAATTGCATAGCCCGATCATTGATTCTATCAGTGTGAAACGTCGTGGTGATGTGCGTCGTGCAAAACTCTACTTCTTACGCGGTCGTAGCGGACGCTCTGCA
The sequence above is a segment of the marine bacterium B5-7 genome. Coding sequences within it:
- the rplS gene encoding 50S ribosomal protein L19; translated protein: MSKIIQALEAEQMKEDVPAFQSGDTVVVSVKVKEGSRERLQAFEGVVIARRNRGMNSAFTVRKISHGVGVERVFQLHSPIIDSISVKRRGDVRRAKLYFLRGRSGRSARIKEKITAKSSK